A section of the Pediococcus inopinatus genome encodes:
- a CDS encoding type II toxin-antitoxin system HicA family toxin: MSQIKVKDVLKLLKTHNFHELGERQIGDHHRYIDDHGHKVTVKYSTKKATIPPKTYSSILRQAGLK; this comes from the coding sequence TAAAAGATGTTTTGAAGCTGCTTAAAACCCACAATTTTCATGAACTAGGGGAACGACAAATCGGTGATCATCATCGCTATATTGATGATCATGGTCATAAAGTTACTGTTAAATATTCAACTAAGAAGGCCACGATTCCCCCGAAAACATATAGTTCAATACTAAGACAGGCAGGTCTCAAATGA
- a CDS encoding type II toxin-antitoxin system HicB family antitoxin codes for MTNKLIPSHLIQLTMTKPNYVVYPAVFDNENNDGYYTVTFPDIPDTATDGKTLVEAIKNAPDALAIALPDYSKYPKPTPVEQVQLSNPGKLVNLIGVDMKAARRKAKNVTVRKNVTIPMSLATAAKEKGINFSETLTEALEEKLEL; via the coding sequence ATGACAAACAAATTAATCCCATCCCACCTTATTCAATTAACTATGACAAAACCTAATTATGTAGTTTATCCAGCCGTATTTGATAATGAAAATAACGATGGCTATTATACCGTTACTTTTCCGGATATTCCCGATACTGCCACTGATGGTAAAACCTTGGTGGAAGCCATTAAAAATGCTCCTGACGCTTTAGCCATTGCGCTTCCAGATTACTCGAAGTATCCAAAGCCTACGCCTGTAGAACAAGTTCAATTATCCAATCCAGGTAAACTTGTTAACCTAATCGGTGTGGATATGAAAGCTGCCCGTCGTAAAGCTAAAAATGTCACTGTACGAAAAAATGTCACAATTCCAATGTCCTTAGCTACTGCGGCCAAAGAAAAAGGAATTAATTTCAGCGAAACACTGACTGAAGCTTTAGAAGAAAAACTAGAACTCTAA